The Vidua chalybeata isolate OUT-0048 chromosome 6, bVidCha1 merged haplotype, whole genome shotgun sequence genome has a segment encoding these proteins:
- the LOC128790305 gene encoding aurora kinase A-like isoform X4, whose protein sequence is MGRAGAMGDGGVLMTALVLLLAAVAVWWAFGHWRPRSWRRAAAKRTAKRSKRPGFRPRGSRRTRGALAAPRFPRPRATPRKRPGAPASPLGSPCSCGPCVAVAQELQELMLLLWDGNGTRAPLYSGMWQALWKELEELLQRGHLPCCGLSSSSRSLHPFKRLLPARFSIPGRASRPARMAQQGGAAIHAGTSGCQSPCILPGASAISDSLHPSQRLSETCQPAEGAEPVDRSPSSLGLTDFNNTGSILTIDVAGESPEVQMGAQPDAGEPSQEQLVEQQASWSRQWSSHSGQEAVPVVPAGDGPSLVVEMSLQTPRRFLHLQEAAPREPSTARKGFLIAAAPGTPLCEASGCSPGPRQEQSPAHDAGDSDGAALPRCTGAPAAACARGPGPALPLAGPSAAGRRPLPGAQQEAGQKKQLQELYQLGPQLGSGGFGTVFSGIRLSDGSPVAIKRVARESVLQWVELPDGTCVPMEIVLMEKVGSDCHNIIQLLDWFELPDSFVLVMERPEASQDLLQFLQEHEFLCEGMARWLFYQVLEAVRHCTACGVLHRDIKPENLLVAPESGDLKLIDFGCGTFLQEQAFTRFAGTHAYSPPEWICLGCYHGHGATVWSLGVLLYVMVCGSLPFRDDHDIVLGQLFFWQQVSPECQHLIQWCLAKHPEDRPELEEILRHPWVQGRRF, encoded by the exons ATGGGACGTGCCGGAGCCATGGGTGACGGTGGAGTCCTGATGACTGcgcttgtcctgctgctggccgcTGTGGCTGTCTGGTGGGCCTTTGGCCACTGGCGACCACGGAGCTGGCGGAGAGCGGCAGCGAAGAGGACAGCGAAGAGGAGCAAGCGCCCCGGGTTCCGGCCCAGAGGCTCACGGAGGACGCGAGGAGCCCTTGCGGCTCCCAGGTTCCCCAGGCCTCGGGCGACTCCTCGCAAGCGGCCAGGTGCTCCCGCGagccccctgggcagcccctgcagctgcgGCCCCTGCGTGGCAgtggcccaggagctgcaggaactgatgctgctgctctgggatggcaaCGGGACACGGGCGCCGCTCTACTCTGGGATGTGGCAGGCGTTGTGGAAAgaactggaggagctgctgcagcgaggccacctgccctgctgtggcttGTCCAGCTCCTCCAGAAGCCTCCATCCCTTCaagaggctgctcccagcaagattctccatccctgggagagcCTCAAGGCCTGCAAGGATGGCACAGCAGGGGGGAGCCGCCATCCATGCAGGAACCTCAGGCTGTCAGAGCCCCTgcatcctgccaggagcctctgCAATCTCTGACAGCCTCCATCCCTCGCAGAGGCTCAGTGAGACctgtcagcctgcagaaggTGCAGAGCCCGTGGACAGGTCTCCCAGCTCCCTTGGACTCACGGACTTCAACAACACGGGCTCAATCCTGACCATTGACGTGGCAGGGGAAAGCCCAGAAGTCCAAATGGGAGCCCAGCCCGATGCAGGGGAGCCGTCTCAGGAGCAGCTGGTGGAGCAGCAAGCGTCCTGGAGCCGGCAGTGGTCATCCCACAGCGGCCAGGAGGCTGTGCCGGTTGTGCCAGCTGGCGACGGCCCGAGCCTGGTGGTGGAGATGAGCCTCCAGACACCAAGGAGGTTCCTCCATCTCCAGGAAGCTGCCCCAAGAGAGCCCTCGACTGCCAGGAAGGGCTTTCTAATAGCAG ctgctcctgggacgCCCCTATGCGAAGCCTCGGGCTGTAGCCCCGGCCCTCGTCAAGAGCAGAGTCCAGCCCACGACGCCGGGGACAGCGACGGTgccgccctgccccgctgcactggggctcctgcagccgcCTGTGCGCGCggccctggcccagctctgccgcTCGCCGGCCCGTCGGCCGCCGGGCGGCGGCCACTGCCCGGCGCgcagcaggaagcag ggcaaaagaagcagctgcaggagctgtaccAGCTGGGCCCGCAGCTGGGCAGCGGTGGCTTCGGCACCGTTTTCTCGGGCATCCGCCTCTCCGATGGGAGCCCG GTGGCCATCAAACGTGTGGCCCGGGAGAGCGTCCTGCAGTGGGTCGAGCTG CCCGACGGCACCTGCGTGCCCATGGAGATTGTGCTCATGGAGAAGGTGGGCTCTGACTGCCACAACATCATCCAGCTCCTCGACTGGTTTGAGCTGCCTGACAGCTTTGTGCTGGTGATGGAGCGTCCGGAGGCATCGCAGGATctcctgcagttcctgcaggagcacGAGTTCCTGTGCGAGGGGATGGCGCGCTGGCTTTTCtaccaggtgctggaggccgtgcggCACTGCACCGCCTGCGGCGTCCTGCACCGGGACATCAAGCCGGAGAACCTCCTCGTGGCCCCGGAGAGTGGCGACCTGAAGCTCATCGACTTCGGTTGCGGCAccttcctccaggagcaggCCTTCACGCGGTTTGCCG GAACGCACGCGTACAGCCCGCCCGAGTGGATCTGCCTTGGCTGCTACCACGGCCATGGGGCGACCGTCTGGTCCCTGGGCGTGCTGCTGTACGTCATGGTCTGCGGGAGCCTCCCCTTCAGGGACGACCATGACAtcgtgctggggcagctcttcTTCTGGCAGCAGGTCTCTCCAG AGTGTCAACATCTGATCCAGTGGTGTTTGGCCAAGCACCCTGAGGACaggccagagctggaggagatcTTGCGCCACCCTTGGGTGCAGGGCAGGCGTTTTTGA
- the LOC128790305 gene encoding uncharacterized protein LOC128790305 isoform X1, producing the protein MGRAGAMGDGGVLMTALVLLLAAVAVWWAFGHWRPRSWRRAAAKRTAKRSKRPGFRPRGSRRTRGALAAPRFPRPRATPRKRPGAPASPLGSPCSCGPCVAVAQELQELMLLLWDGNGTRAPLYSGMWQALWKELEELLQRGHLPCCGLSSSSRSLHPFKRLLPARFSIPGRASRPARMAQQGGAAIHAGTSGCQSPCILPGASAISDSLHPSQRLSETCQPAEGAEPVDRSPSSLGLTDFNNTGSILTIDVAGESPEVQMGAQPDAGEPSQEQLVEQQASWSRQWSSHSGQEAVPVVPAGDGPSLVVEMSLQTPRRFLHLQEAAPREPSTARKGFLIAAAPGTPLCEASGCSPGPRQEQSPAHDAGDSDGAALPRCTGAPAAACARGPGPALPLAGPSAAGRRPLPGAQQEAGQKKQLQELYQLGPQLGSGGFGTVFSGIRLSDGSPVAIKRVARESVLQWVELPDGTCVPMEIVLMEKVGSDCHNIIQLLDWFELPDSFVLVMERPEASQDLLQFLQEHEFLCEGMARWLFYQVLEAVRHCTACGVLHRDIKPENLLVAPESGDLKLIDFGCGTFLQEQAFTRFAGEPMAWALLPVPGTARPRSLLGRGLRPSAGCPLARGRCRAPGAGCRPCRQRGAAKASSRPLGSAGPQGPGLLRWPPLPCRMASCLWPAGWGTRGGLGGEAVAAAAAPASARRLAPGSGRQQPAPRQRRLSPLGTHAYSPPEWICLGCYHGHGATVWSLGVLLYVMVCGSLPFRDDHDIVLGQLFFWQQVSPGWYPASRRRALAEGGAQPGVALTQLRGTSFCPQGPAAGGGPCRRAQRGTGGRRRRPCPAVPLSRAGQSRSGGRRSPEHTRRGPGPAGDGGSWAGDFCQ; encoded by the exons ATGGGACGTGCCGGAGCCATGGGTGACGGTGGAGTCCTGATGACTGcgcttgtcctgctgctggccgcTGTGGCTGTCTGGTGGGCCTTTGGCCACTGGCGACCACGGAGCTGGCGGAGAGCGGCAGCGAAGAGGACAGCGAAGAGGAGCAAGCGCCCCGGGTTCCGGCCCAGAGGCTCACGGAGGACGCGAGGAGCCCTTGCGGCTCCCAGGTTCCCCAGGCCTCGGGCGACTCCTCGCAAGCGGCCAGGTGCTCCCGCGagccccctgggcagcccctgcagctgcgGCCCCTGCGTGGCAgtggcccaggagctgcaggaactgatgctgctgctctgggatggcaaCGGGACACGGGCGCCGCTCTACTCTGGGATGTGGCAGGCGTTGTGGAAAgaactggaggagctgctgcagcgaggccacctgccctgctgtggcttGTCCAGCTCCTCCAGAAGCCTCCATCCCTTCaagaggctgctcccagcaagattctccatccctgggagagcCTCAAGGCCTGCAAGGATGGCACAGCAGGGGGGAGCCGCCATCCATGCAGGAACCTCAGGCTGTCAGAGCCCCTgcatcctgccaggagcctctgCAATCTCTGACAGCCTCCATCCCTCGCAGAGGCTCAGTGAGACctgtcagcctgcagaaggTGCAGAGCCCGTGGACAGGTCTCCCAGCTCCCTTGGACTCACGGACTTCAACAACACGGGCTCAATCCTGACCATTGACGTGGCAGGGGAAAGCCCAGAAGTCCAAATGGGAGCCCAGCCCGATGCAGGGGAGCCGTCTCAGGAGCAGCTGGTGGAGCAGCAAGCGTCCTGGAGCCGGCAGTGGTCATCCCACAGCGGCCAGGAGGCTGTGCCGGTTGTGCCAGCTGGCGACGGCCCGAGCCTGGTGGTGGAGATGAGCCTCCAGACACCAAGGAGGTTCCTCCATCTCCAGGAAGCTGCCCCAAGAGAGCCCTCGACTGCCAGGAAGGGCTTTCTAATAGCAG ctgctcctgggacgCCCCTATGCGAAGCCTCGGGCTGTAGCCCCGGCCCTCGTCAAGAGCAGAGTCCAGCCCACGACGCCGGGGACAGCGACGGTgccgccctgccccgctgcactggggctcctgcagccgcCTGTGCGCGCggccctggcccagctctgccgcTCGCCGGCCCGTCGGCCGCCGGGCGGCGGCCACTGCCCGGCGCgcagcaggaagcag ggcaaaagaagcagctgcaggagctgtaccAGCTGGGCCCGCAGCTGGGCAGCGGTGGCTTCGGCACCGTTTTCTCGGGCATCCGCCTCTCCGATGGGAGCCCG GTGGCCATCAAACGTGTGGCCCGGGAGAGCGTCCTGCAGTGGGTCGAGCTG CCCGACGGCACCTGCGTGCCCATGGAGATTGTGCTCATGGAGAAGGTGGGCTCTGACTGCCACAACATCATCCAGCTCCTCGACTGGTTTGAGCTGCCTGACAGCTTTGTGCTGGTGATGGAGCGTCCGGAGGCATCGCAGGATctcctgcagttcctgcaggagcacGAGTTCCTGTGCGAGGGGATGGCGCGCTGGCTTTTCtaccaggtgctggaggccgtgcggCACTGCACCGCCTGCGGCGTCCTGCACCGGGACATCAAGCCGGAGAACCTCCTCGTGGCCCCGGAGAGTGGCGACCTGAAGCTCATCGACTTCGGTTGCGGCAccttcctccaggagcaggCCTTCACGCGGTTTGCCGGTGAGCCCATGGCCTGGGCCCTGCTCCCGGTGCCAGGCACTGCACGGCCCCGTTCCCTCCTGGGCCGCGGGCTGCGACCTTCAGCCGGCTGCCCTTTGGCACGGGGCAGATGCCGTGCCCCAGGAGCCGGCTGCCGGCCCTGCCGACAGAGGGGGGCGGCAAAAGCCAGCTCCCGgcccctgggctcagcaggcCCACAAGGGCCTGGGCTGCTCCGCTGGCCTCCTTTGCCTTGCAGAATGGCTTCTTGCCTTTGGCCAGCTGGCTGGGGGACGCGGGGTGGCCTCGGgggggaagctgtggctgcggctgcagcccctgcctcagCCAGGAGGCTGGCGCCAGGctctggaaggcagcagcctgCGCCTAGACAGCGCCGCCTGTCTCCCCTAGGAACGCACGCGTACAGCCCGCCCGAGTGGATCTGCCTTGGCTGCTACCACGGCCATGGGGCGACCGTCTGGTCCCTGGGCGTGCTGCTGTACGTCATGGTCTGCGGGAGCCTCCCCTTCAGGGACGACCATGACAtcgtgctggggcagctcttcTTCTGGCAGCAGGTCTCTCCAGGTTGGTACCCGGCCTCAAGAAGGCGGGCTTTGGCAGAGGGCGGCGCGCAGCCCGGCGTGGCCCTCACGCAGCTCCGCGGGACGTCGTTCTGCCCTCAAGGGCCGGCCGCAGGAGGCGGCCCGTGCCGACGGGCTCAGCGTGGCACGGGCGGCCGAAGGAGGCGGCCGTGTCCCGCCGTGCCGCTCTCCCGCGCGGGGCAGAGTCGGTCGGGAGGCCGGCGCAGCCCTGAGCACACGCGGCGCGGCCCGGGCCCTGCAGGCGACgggggcagctgggcaggagactTCTGTCAGTGA
- the LOC128790305 gene encoding uncharacterized protein LOC128790305 isoform X3, with protein sequence MGRAGAMGDGGVLMTALVLLLAAVAVWWAFGHWRPRSWRRAAAKRTAKRSKRPGFRPRGSRRTRGALAAPRFPRPRATPRKRPGAPASPLGSPCSCGPCVAVAQELQELMLLLWDGNGTRAPLYSGMWQALWKELEELLQRGHLPCCGLSSSSRSLHPFKRLLPARFSIPGRASRPARMAQQGGAAIHAGTSGCQSPCILPGASAISDSLHPSQRLSETCQPAEGAEPVDRSPSSLGLTDFNNTGSILTIDVAGESPEVQMGAQPDAGEPSQEQLVEQQASWSRQWSSHSGQEAVPVVPAGDGPSLVVEMSLQTPRRFLHLQEAAPREPSTARKGFLIAAAPGTPLCEASGCSPGPRQEQSPAHDAGDSDGAALPRCTGAPAAACARGPGPALPLAGPSAAGRRPLPGAQQEAGQKKQLQELYQLGPQLGSGGFGTVFSGIRLSDGSPVAIKRVARESVLQWVELPDGTCVPMEIVLMEKVGSDCHNIIQLLDWFELPDSFVLVMERPEASQDLLQFLQEHEFLCEGMARWLFYQVLEAVRHCTACGVLHRDIKPENLLVAPESGDLKLIDFGCGTFLQEQAFTRFAGTHAYSPPEWICLGCYHGHGATVWSLGVLLYVMVCGSLPFRDDHDIVLGQLFFWQQVSPGWYPASRRRALAEGGAQPGVALTQLRGTSFCPQGPAAGGGPCRRAQRGTGGRRRRPCPAVPLSRAGQSRSGGRRSPEHTRRGPGPAGDGGSWAGDFCQ encoded by the exons ATGGGACGTGCCGGAGCCATGGGTGACGGTGGAGTCCTGATGACTGcgcttgtcctgctgctggccgcTGTGGCTGTCTGGTGGGCCTTTGGCCACTGGCGACCACGGAGCTGGCGGAGAGCGGCAGCGAAGAGGACAGCGAAGAGGAGCAAGCGCCCCGGGTTCCGGCCCAGAGGCTCACGGAGGACGCGAGGAGCCCTTGCGGCTCCCAGGTTCCCCAGGCCTCGGGCGACTCCTCGCAAGCGGCCAGGTGCTCCCGCGagccccctgggcagcccctgcagctgcgGCCCCTGCGTGGCAgtggcccaggagctgcaggaactgatgctgctgctctgggatggcaaCGGGACACGGGCGCCGCTCTACTCTGGGATGTGGCAGGCGTTGTGGAAAgaactggaggagctgctgcagcgaggccacctgccctgctgtggcttGTCCAGCTCCTCCAGAAGCCTCCATCCCTTCaagaggctgctcccagcaagattctccatccctgggagagcCTCAAGGCCTGCAAGGATGGCACAGCAGGGGGGAGCCGCCATCCATGCAGGAACCTCAGGCTGTCAGAGCCCCTgcatcctgccaggagcctctgCAATCTCTGACAGCCTCCATCCCTCGCAGAGGCTCAGTGAGACctgtcagcctgcagaaggTGCAGAGCCCGTGGACAGGTCTCCCAGCTCCCTTGGACTCACGGACTTCAACAACACGGGCTCAATCCTGACCATTGACGTGGCAGGGGAAAGCCCAGAAGTCCAAATGGGAGCCCAGCCCGATGCAGGGGAGCCGTCTCAGGAGCAGCTGGTGGAGCAGCAAGCGTCCTGGAGCCGGCAGTGGTCATCCCACAGCGGCCAGGAGGCTGTGCCGGTTGTGCCAGCTGGCGACGGCCCGAGCCTGGTGGTGGAGATGAGCCTCCAGACACCAAGGAGGTTCCTCCATCTCCAGGAAGCTGCCCCAAGAGAGCCCTCGACTGCCAGGAAGGGCTTTCTAATAGCAG ctgctcctgggacgCCCCTATGCGAAGCCTCGGGCTGTAGCCCCGGCCCTCGTCAAGAGCAGAGTCCAGCCCACGACGCCGGGGACAGCGACGGTgccgccctgccccgctgcactggggctcctgcagccgcCTGTGCGCGCggccctggcccagctctgccgcTCGCCGGCCCGTCGGCCGCCGGGCGGCGGCCACTGCCCGGCGCgcagcaggaagcag ggcaaaagaagcagctgcaggagctgtaccAGCTGGGCCCGCAGCTGGGCAGCGGTGGCTTCGGCACCGTTTTCTCGGGCATCCGCCTCTCCGATGGGAGCCCG GTGGCCATCAAACGTGTGGCCCGGGAGAGCGTCCTGCAGTGGGTCGAGCTG CCCGACGGCACCTGCGTGCCCATGGAGATTGTGCTCATGGAGAAGGTGGGCTCTGACTGCCACAACATCATCCAGCTCCTCGACTGGTTTGAGCTGCCTGACAGCTTTGTGCTGGTGATGGAGCGTCCGGAGGCATCGCAGGATctcctgcagttcctgcaggagcacGAGTTCCTGTGCGAGGGGATGGCGCGCTGGCTTTTCtaccaggtgctggaggccgtgcggCACTGCACCGCCTGCGGCGTCCTGCACCGGGACATCAAGCCGGAGAACCTCCTCGTGGCCCCGGAGAGTGGCGACCTGAAGCTCATCGACTTCGGTTGCGGCAccttcctccaggagcaggCCTTCACGCGGTTTGCCG GAACGCACGCGTACAGCCCGCCCGAGTGGATCTGCCTTGGCTGCTACCACGGCCATGGGGCGACCGTCTGGTCCCTGGGCGTGCTGCTGTACGTCATGGTCTGCGGGAGCCTCCCCTTCAGGGACGACCATGACAtcgtgctggggcagctcttcTTCTGGCAGCAGGTCTCTCCAGGTTGGTACCCGGCCTCAAGAAGGCGGGCTTTGGCAGAGGGCGGCGCGCAGCCCGGCGTGGCCCTCACGCAGCTCCGCGGGACGTCGTTCTGCCCTCAAGGGCCGGCCGCAGGAGGCGGCCCGTGCCGACGGGCTCAGCGTGGCACGGGCGGCCGAAGGAGGCGGCCGTGTCCCGCCGTGCCGCTCTCCCGCGCGGGGCAGAGTCGGTCGGGAGGCCGGCGCAGCCCTGAGCACACGCGGCGCGGCCCGGGCCCTGCAGGCGACgggggcagctgggcaggagactTCTGTCAGTGA
- the LOC128790305 gene encoding uncharacterized protein LOC128790305 isoform X2, with protein sequence MGRAGAMGDGGVLMTALVLLLAAVAVWWAFGHWRPRSWRRAAAKRTAKRSKRPGFRPRGSRRTRGALAAPRFPRPRATPRKRPGAPASPLGSPCSCGPCVAVAQELQELMLLLWDGNGTRAPLYSGMWQALWKELEELLQRGHLPCCGLSSSSRSLHPFKRLLPARFSIPGRASRPARMAQQGGAAIHAGTSGCQSPCILPGASAISDSLHPSQRLSETCQPAEGAEPVDRSPSSLGLTDFNNTGSILTIDVAGESPEVQMGAQPDAGEPSQEQLVEQQASWSRQWSSHSGQEAVPVVPAGDGPSLVVEMSLQTPRRFLHLQEAAPREPSTARKGFLIAAAPGTPLCEASGCSPGPRQEQSPAHDAGDSDGAALPRCTGAPAAACARGPGPALPLAGPSAAGRRPLPGAQQEAGQKKQLQELYQLGPQLGSGGFGTVFSGIRLSDGSPVAIKRVARESVLQWVELPDGTCVPMEIVLMEKVGSDCHNIIQLLDWFELPDSFVLVMERPEASQDLLQFLQEHEFLCEGMARWLFYQVLEAVRHCTACGVLHRDIKPENLLVAPESGDLKLIDFGCGTFLQEQAFTRFAGEPMAWALLPVPGTARPRSLLGRGLRPSAGCPLARGRCRAPGAGCRPCRQRGAAKASSRPLGSAGPQGPGLLRWPPLPCRMASCLWPAGWGTRGGLGGEAVAAAAAPASARRLAPGSGRQQPAPRQRRLSPLGTHAYSPPEWICLGCYHGHGATVWSLGVLLYVMVCGSLPFRDDHDIVLGQLFFWQQVSPECQHLIQWCLAKHPEDRPELEEILRHPWVQGRRF encoded by the exons ATGGGACGTGCCGGAGCCATGGGTGACGGTGGAGTCCTGATGACTGcgcttgtcctgctgctggccgcTGTGGCTGTCTGGTGGGCCTTTGGCCACTGGCGACCACGGAGCTGGCGGAGAGCGGCAGCGAAGAGGACAGCGAAGAGGAGCAAGCGCCCCGGGTTCCGGCCCAGAGGCTCACGGAGGACGCGAGGAGCCCTTGCGGCTCCCAGGTTCCCCAGGCCTCGGGCGACTCCTCGCAAGCGGCCAGGTGCTCCCGCGagccccctgggcagcccctgcagctgcgGCCCCTGCGTGGCAgtggcccaggagctgcaggaactgatgctgctgctctgggatggcaaCGGGACACGGGCGCCGCTCTACTCTGGGATGTGGCAGGCGTTGTGGAAAgaactggaggagctgctgcagcgaggccacctgccctgctgtggcttGTCCAGCTCCTCCAGAAGCCTCCATCCCTTCaagaggctgctcccagcaagattctccatccctgggagagcCTCAAGGCCTGCAAGGATGGCACAGCAGGGGGGAGCCGCCATCCATGCAGGAACCTCAGGCTGTCAGAGCCCCTgcatcctgccaggagcctctgCAATCTCTGACAGCCTCCATCCCTCGCAGAGGCTCAGTGAGACctgtcagcctgcagaaggTGCAGAGCCCGTGGACAGGTCTCCCAGCTCCCTTGGACTCACGGACTTCAACAACACGGGCTCAATCCTGACCATTGACGTGGCAGGGGAAAGCCCAGAAGTCCAAATGGGAGCCCAGCCCGATGCAGGGGAGCCGTCTCAGGAGCAGCTGGTGGAGCAGCAAGCGTCCTGGAGCCGGCAGTGGTCATCCCACAGCGGCCAGGAGGCTGTGCCGGTTGTGCCAGCTGGCGACGGCCCGAGCCTGGTGGTGGAGATGAGCCTCCAGACACCAAGGAGGTTCCTCCATCTCCAGGAAGCTGCCCCAAGAGAGCCCTCGACTGCCAGGAAGGGCTTTCTAATAGCAG ctgctcctgggacgCCCCTATGCGAAGCCTCGGGCTGTAGCCCCGGCCCTCGTCAAGAGCAGAGTCCAGCCCACGACGCCGGGGACAGCGACGGTgccgccctgccccgctgcactggggctcctgcagccgcCTGTGCGCGCggccctggcccagctctgccgcTCGCCGGCCCGTCGGCCGCCGGGCGGCGGCCACTGCCCGGCGCgcagcaggaagcag ggcaaaagaagcagctgcaggagctgtaccAGCTGGGCCCGCAGCTGGGCAGCGGTGGCTTCGGCACCGTTTTCTCGGGCATCCGCCTCTCCGATGGGAGCCCG GTGGCCATCAAACGTGTGGCCCGGGAGAGCGTCCTGCAGTGGGTCGAGCTG CCCGACGGCACCTGCGTGCCCATGGAGATTGTGCTCATGGAGAAGGTGGGCTCTGACTGCCACAACATCATCCAGCTCCTCGACTGGTTTGAGCTGCCTGACAGCTTTGTGCTGGTGATGGAGCGTCCGGAGGCATCGCAGGATctcctgcagttcctgcaggagcacGAGTTCCTGTGCGAGGGGATGGCGCGCTGGCTTTTCtaccaggtgctggaggccgtgcggCACTGCACCGCCTGCGGCGTCCTGCACCGGGACATCAAGCCGGAGAACCTCCTCGTGGCCCCGGAGAGTGGCGACCTGAAGCTCATCGACTTCGGTTGCGGCAccttcctccaggagcaggCCTTCACGCGGTTTGCCGGTGAGCCCATGGCCTGGGCCCTGCTCCCGGTGCCAGGCACTGCACGGCCCCGTTCCCTCCTGGGCCGCGGGCTGCGACCTTCAGCCGGCTGCCCTTTGGCACGGGGCAGATGCCGTGCCCCAGGAGCCGGCTGCCGGCCCTGCCGACAGAGGGGGGCGGCAAAAGCCAGCTCCCGgcccctgggctcagcaggcCCACAAGGGCCTGGGCTGCTCCGCTGGCCTCCTTTGCCTTGCAGAATGGCTTCTTGCCTTTGGCCAGCTGGCTGGGGGACGCGGGGTGGCCTCGGgggggaagctgtggctgcggctgcagcccctgcctcagCCAGGAGGCTGGCGCCAGGctctggaaggcagcagcctgCGCCTAGACAGCGCCGCCTGTCTCCCCTAGGAACGCACGCGTACAGCCCGCCCGAGTGGATCTGCCTTGGCTGCTACCACGGCCATGGGGCGACCGTCTGGTCCCTGGGCGTGCTGCTGTACGTCATGGTCTGCGGGAGCCTCCCCTTCAGGGACGACCATGACAtcgtgctggggcagctcttcTTCTGGCAGCAGGTCTCTCCAG AGTGTCAACATCTGATCCAGTGGTGTTTGGCCAAGCACCCTGAGGACaggccagagctggaggagatcTTGCGCCACCCTTGGGTGCAGGGCAGGCGTTTTTGA